A part of Cotesia glomerata isolate CgM1 linkage group LG4, MPM_Cglom_v2.3, whole genome shotgun sequence genomic DNA contains:
- the LOC123263581 gene encoding uncharacterized protein LOC123263581: protein MNTWLAWKILVSSIILIGGTESCTTIYNRPFAEVMEPNKRSPWLVFIAHKSGETFPGIKGVSYGSLIRDDLVLTGAFKVSSVPQKRLKVVLDCDPTGEITCDSRLVNFKLHSSNFDEDQVKPSDWMILILKSPFKIQDSGVISLAGKNHQWDPQDCLIYHWMFVRVLNDKIRKTFDEGFVHKEFRVTLGPESSRIYPEDEPKLLDYVDCFIGKCNKNIHTSTQVHKLSFVGSPIVCKLLDQDQYVQVGFTNFVFEAVQHYLDDHIEYENNINYDQDTFVDLTKDFDEFIIPTVLKN, encoded by the exons ATGAATACCTGGTTAGCATGGAAGATTTTGGTATcatcaataatattgataggTGGGACTGAAAGCTGTACTACTATTTATAATCGTCCTTTTGCCGAAGTAATGGAACCAAACAAAAGATCACCATGGTTGGTGTTCATCGCTCATAAATCAGGAGAGACATTTCCTGGGATTAAGG GAGTATCTTACGGATCTTTGATCAGAGATGACTTGGTACTTACAGGAGCGTTTAAAGTGTCCAG TGTGCCACAAAAGCGCCTGAAAGTTGTCTTAGATTGCGATCCAACTGGTGAGATTACTTGCGACTCTAGATTGGTAAATTTCAAGCTACACTCGTCAAATTTCGATGAAGACCAGGTTAAACCAAGCGACTGGATGATTTTGATATTGAAAAGTCCGTTCAAGATCCAGGACTCAGGTGTCATCTCACTAGCtggtaaaaatcatcaatggGACCCTCAGGATTGTTTGATCTATCACTGGATGTTCGTCAGAGTATTAAACGACAAAATTCGTAAAACTTTCGACGAGG GGTTTGTCCATAAAGAGTTCCGAGTGACACTTGGTCCAGAATCTTCTAGGATTTATCCAGAAGACGAGCCGAAGTTACTTGACTACGTAGACTGCTTTATTGGAAAGTGCAATAAAAACATTCATACTTCGACCCAAGTCCACAAATTG AGCTTTGTTGGAAGTCCAATCGTTTGCAAGCTTCTAGACCAAGACCAGTATGTTCAAGTTGGGTTCACTAATTTCGTATTTGAAGCTGTTCAACATTATCTAGATGATCATATTGAATATGAGAACAATATCAATTATGATCAAGACACTTTTGTTGATCTTACCAAGGATTTCGATGAGTTTATTATACCGACagtcttaaaaaattag